The Halomonas sp. 'Soap Lake #6' genomic sequence TATCGTCTCTCGGCAGACGTAGGCATCGCTTAGGTCAGGTAATGTCATGGCCTTGAGCTTGCCGCTAATCTGTTCGGGAGACAAGCGTCGCCGCAACATATAAACGATGAGGTCAAAACGCTCCGTGCCTAGCACAAGCTTCTGTTTCGGGCGACAGGCCGCTCGACGCTTTTCTCGCTGACGTTGAGCGTGCCGGGCACAGTAACCGTTCTGGGCCATTTGGTTACGGCGTATTTCACGAGAGATGGTTGAAGGAGCTCGCCCTAAGAGCTGGGCAATATGCCGAAGGCTCATCCCTTGGGCTTGACCCACTTGAATGCTGGCACGTTCTTCAATGCTGAGTTCGAGGTAAGACATGGGACAACACCTTAGCGAAATACTCAGGTGTTGCACTCAGTTTCTGCGGCCAAGAGTCATTGAGTCTTCCAGTAATAAATATATATATGGTGGCATGCTTGTGCGTAATAAAAGGGTGGCATTATGAAGAAGAGCGTTTTCCGAAACAGCCAGCCAATTAAAATATTAGCGTGTCATTACAAACGTATTGGAAAGTTTTTTTTACAGGGCTTGATGCCAGGAGTTGTTTTTTGGCTGCTAGGGGCATCCGCCAACGCATCTGATGAATCTGACTCTTATCACCGTGTGATACCGGGTGACACGCTTTGGAATATTTCTGAACGCTATTATGGTACTCCTGCCGAGTGGCCCGTTTTACAGCAATTGAATACTATTCAGGAGCCAGAGAAACTCCAACCAGACACTTTAGTGGACTTGGGTTTGTTTAGCCCTTTTCCATTAACAGTTCTTTATAAATCAGGAGAGGCATGGCTGATTAGAGGCTCTAATGAAGTCTCTCTGGAGCGTGGTGATATTATTGATGCAGGCGCTATTCTACAAACGGGGCGAGGAACCTCCTTAGCGTTACAAATGAGTGATGGTGCGAGGGTGGTTGTGCCATCTATGTCGCGTATTGTATTAATGCGTGAAGGGAGTAAGGGGATTACATTTTACTTGGAACAAGGCGAAGTAGAGTCGTATGTGCCGACAAGGCGAGCGCAACAACGAGCATACAATATAAAAACAAATACAGGAGTATTGGGTGTGCGCGGCACCCACTTTCGGGCGCGCTACGAAGATGAGTTGCTATTAACATCAATCTATGAGGGGAGTGTTGTTGCTCAAGCGCAAGTTGCTTCTGAGCAAGTCTCAATTGGTGCAGGTGAGGGTGCGTATGTTGGTGTGACAGGGGATATCCAAGTGTTGCCCCTCTTGCCGTCTCCAGATGATGTGAGTATTACCTCTCTCATGAATGATGGCGTACAAATAGACGTTTTATCGCCTATGTTGGGAAGCTTTTACAGGGCTCAAATAGCGCAAGATCCAAGTTTTTTAAATATATTACGGGACCAACGCTCTGGTGATAGTCAGCTACGGTTCGATCCACTACCTCCAGGATTTTACCATTTGCGAATAGCCCCTATAGATGCGTTTGGGCTCGAAGGGTGGAGTGCTACCTTCGTTATTCATCATCATGGTAACCAAGTTTCCGTTGAGCAAAAAGAGAGTGCATGGGTATTCGAGTGGCCTCATCGAGCACAAAACTCCTATCGTCTGCAATTGGCTGCTGATCACGAATTCACTAGAGTTCTGCTGGACTATGAGCCTCAAGGTAAGGGGCCTTTAAAGATAAGTCGTTTACCCGATAATGATGTGTATTGGAGAGTGGTAAGCTTAGACGAACGTACCGAAATAAGTATTATTCTCGACACTGGAAAGCTAAATGACACAGAAAATTAGCTTTTCGAGAGTATTACACCGACGGTTTGTGATGACATGGTGTGCGATGGGAACGCTATTACTACCCATTGCTTTTTTTATACATAGCTTTTCTCCTTTACTATCCGATAATTTTTTTTATGACGCATGGCTATCGAAGCAGGTAAAGCCACCATCTGCAGATATTTTAATTGTAGCGATAGATGAACCCAGCTTACATATGCTAGGGCGCTGGCCTTGGCCAAGAGATATCCATGCCCAGCTTGTCCATAAATTGAATTTAGCAGGTGTCGAGTCTATTGTATTGGATATTCTTTTTGTCGAGCCGAGTCGTGAGCCTGAAGAGGACGCACTACTGGCTGATGCGATGCATCAACATGGAAATGTCTACCTTCCCATCGCACTGCTTCCTGAACAGTTAACCGAAAATGGTATGCGCGATGTTCTAGTGCCTTCTCCACCTTTGCAAGCAGCGGCAAAAGGGCTCGGGCACATCAATATTGCTTTGGATGGTGATGGTGTCGCACGTTCAGTTAAGCTGCTCAAGTTACGCCGCGGAGAGGCAGTGCCGCAACTGATGACAGTTTTTGCTTCAAATAGCCCCCGTACAGCATGGCCGTCTACAGCAGTAAGAATACCGTTTAGAGGCTCGTCAGGAACTTACCCCACTGTTTCTTATAGCGATGTGCTAAAGGGGTATGTTCCTGAATCACTATTGTATGGTCGTAAAGTGCTAGTAGGTATGACGGCACTGGGACTAGGGGATAACTATAATGTTTCTTTATTGTCATCTGGGTTAATGTCAGGCGTTGAAGTGAATGCTCACTTGCTGGATGCACTGGAGAGTAATACTTATATTCGAGAGGTTAATGATTGGGTTGGGTCGTTGTTAGCAATCACGCCTATTGTTTTGTTAATGCTATTGGCATGGTACCTCCGCTTTCGTTATTTACTAGCAGTCGTAATATGCCTTGGCGTCGGCGTTTTTTTGGCTTCTTTTATAGCCTTGAGTTTTAGGTGGTGGTGGCCACCCTCCGCTAGCCTAATAGCGCTCGGTATCGCATTTGTAACATTTGTCTGGAAAAGTCAGTCAGTGTTGCTTTCCTGGTTTGAGAAAGAGATAGAGCTATTATATAAAGAGCCATCCATTTTGCCCGCTCCAGCTCGAGAGTCCAATTTTATATATGGCGAGGGTGGGAAGTTATATCAGCAATCCCAAGCGCTTGAGTTTGCCTTAGGACGTATAATAGAAGGGCGCAGATTTATCCTTGGCTCAATGAATTCTTTGCCACTCCCTATCTTTGTTTTAAATAAAAAGGGTGAGGTGCTGCTAGCGAATAAACAGGCAGAAGTGATCTGCTGGATGGATAGTCAGAGGGTTATTCATCATATTAGCGAGCTATCTTCAGTTTTGGCGTTTGAAGAAAGTATAGGTTTTGCATCACCATGGCCACCTCAACTCCCCGTGGGCAGAGACGCAAGGAGCATCGAGACAGGCTGGTTATGTACCGATAGCAGAGGTCGTACCTATCGTATGGAAATGGGGAATTTATCCACGACTGCCAGTAGTGTCACTGACGGCTGGCTGGTGTGGTTAGTTGATTTGACAAGTGAAATTGAGGCGGAAGCTCAGCGTTCCAGCATGTTGAGTTTCCTATCTCATGATATGAAGGCACCTCAGGCAAGAGCTTTGGCATTATTAGATGCACAAAAGGATCCTGTGTCAGCAGTGCCAGAGTCTACTTTTTATAGTTATTTAGGCCAGTGCCTTAATGTGGGTCTGGACATGATTAATGATTTTATAGAGTTAACTAAAGCTAGGTCGTTTGATTTTGATAAACAGGTGGTTTTGTTTGAAGATGTTGTCATGGAAGTGTTGGATAAGGTTTTTCCTATTGCGAGATTGAAAAATATTAAACTGCTGAGTGAGCTGGAAAATGAAGATGGAGCGCCTGTGTTGGGGGATAGGAGCTATCTTTCGAGAGCAGTCTTCAATGTAATAGAAAATGCGGTTAAATATACTCCTCGTTATGGTGAGGTGAGTGTGCATGTGTTTGTAAAGCACGAGTGGGTCGTGCTGGAAGTCGTCGATAATGGGGTTGGTGTTTTACCTGAAAAAATAGATAGTATTTTTGATGAGTTTAAACGTGGCGATGAGGAGGGGGGGGAGAAAGGCCATGGTTTAGGCCTTTCTTTAGTTAAAGTGGTGGCAGAAAAACATGATGGTATCGTTATGTGTGAAAGTGAGCTGGGTAAGGGCAGCCGGTTTACGTTGATGATTCCTTCTTTTAAATTATAAGTGTTGTTGCATAATGCATGGTGGCATTAATGGTACTTATATTTTCTTCACGATTCTTGTTTTAGTGCCGATGTTCAATGTTTTTCATCGCTAATCGTAGCAATTTTATCAACGTGTAGCGTTACCTGACCGTTTTCTACAGTAGTGGAGCGAAACTTTACATCCACATCACGTAAGCGTACGCCATAAAGCCGTTCACTATGGACCTCTCGCTGGTAAGCAGGGCGTGGGTCCTGCCCGAGTACCTGTTCAATCAAGGCATAAAGCGAAGCACCATCGGCACGGGCTGCGAGGCTTGCCTGCGCCGCTTGGCTGAAGGTGACCGCTAGCAGATCGGGGGCATTAGGGGCAAAGCCTGCCTTTGCTTCTGGTCGTGCCTCTGCCCAGGGTAAGTAGGGTTTTATATCCACCACGGGTGTGCCGCTTACTAAATCGCAGCCCTCAAGCTGCAAACGCACCCCGTTGGATGTGTCTATGCCGGTCAGTGCTATCAGTGAAAGCCCTAGCCGGTTAGGGCGATGGGTGCTGCGGCTGGCAAATACGCCGACCTTGCGATTTCCCCCTAAGCGGGGCGGTCGCACTAGTGGTGACCAACGGGTAGGGCTTTGGTGGAAAATAAACGATACCCAGATGTGGCTGAATTTGTCTAGGCCACGTACGGTGAGCGGGTCGTCGAAAGGGGGAATCAGCACTAGGCTCGCATCGGCGGCTGGTGCTAGCCCTGGTTGGCGGGGCACGCCAAACTTATCAGGATAGTCACTTTGGATATGGCCGATAGGCGTCATCGAAAAGTATTCGCCGTGAGGGGCGTGTTCCATCACACTGCCTTTTGCTGGAGTTAGTTGGCGTAGTATTTAGCTGGCATAGCATTTAGTTAGCGTAGCCTTTAGTTGGCATAGTATAAAACAGCCCGATTGCCTAAGCGTAATGGAATCATATTGTGAATAGCTCAGAGGTGACGCATGACGAAAAGCGAAGAGCGTAAAGCGCCGGCCTCAAATGCACGTGTAATGTATCGTGCTGCACTAGTGCGGGATGCCGCAGACCAAGCCGAGGTTTTTTATCATGCAGTGATGCAAGGGGCCGCTACTCATTATGGCTTGGCTGAGCGGCGTGCCTGGGCTAACGCTTTGCCTCGTGAAGCGAGTGCTTGGGCTGCTCGCCAAGCGCTTTATACGACGTTGGTGGCCACTTGTGATGGGCGCTGTGTGGGGTTTTTAGAGCTGGATTTAAGCGCAGGCCGTATTGAAACGCTATATGTTTGGCCTTCTCTGACAGGAAGAGGTGTTGGTACCACGCTGCTTATCCACGCCGAGCGCATGTTGCTTGAGCAGGGGGTATCTAAGGTGGAAATAGAAGCAAGCTTAATGCTGTATGAGCGCCTGCATCGCCGAGGTTTTGAAAACCTCGGCGAGCAGTGGATAGAGCGCAGTGGGGAGTTGCTAAAGCGTTACCGTATGGTTAAACAGCTGCATGCTGTGGAAACCTAGCCTCTTTAGACGTTAAAGGTTTGGGTAATGCGCATGGAGAGATCAATGGATTTGATATCTTTGGTTAACGCACCGCTGGAAATACAGTCTACCCCCGTTTCAGCAATCGCTTTTAACGTTGTGGCATCCACATTACCCGATGCCTCTAGCGTTGCCCGGCCACCGTTAATCTCCACCGCTACGTGCAGATCCTCTAGAGCAAAATTGTCGAGCATAATAATATCAGCACCAGCGGCCAGTGCCTGATCAAGCTCTTCAAAGGTTTCAACTTCGACCTCTACCTGTAGGTCGCTTGCCAGTTTGCGAGCCTGTGCAACGGCAGCTTGAATGCCTCCACAGGCTGCAATGTGGTTCTCTTTGATCAAAAACGCATCCCACAAGCCGATACGGT encodes the following:
- a CDS encoding FecR family protein — protein: MKKSVFRNSQPIKILACHYKRIGKFFLQGLMPGVVFWLLGASANASDESDSYHRVIPGDTLWNISERYYGTPAEWPVLQQLNTIQEPEKLQPDTLVDLGLFSPFPLTVLYKSGEAWLIRGSNEVSLERGDIIDAGAILQTGRGTSLALQMSDGARVVVPSMSRIVLMREGSKGITFYLEQGEVESYVPTRRAQQRAYNIKTNTGVLGVRGTHFRARYEDELLLTSIYEGSVVAQAQVASEQVSIGAGEGAYVGVTGDIQVLPLLPSPDDVSITSLMNDGVQIDVLSPMLGSFYRAQIAQDPSFLNILRDQRSGDSQLRFDPLPPGFYHLRIAPIDAFGLEGWSATFVIHHHGNQVSVEQKESAWVFEWPHRAQNSYRLQLAADHEFTRVLLDYEPQGKGPLKISRLPDNDVYWRVVSLDERTEISIILDTGKLNDTEN
- a CDS encoding CHASE2 domain-containing protein, producing the protein MTQKISFSRVLHRRFVMTWCAMGTLLLPIAFFIHSFSPLLSDNFFYDAWLSKQVKPPSADILIVAIDEPSLHMLGRWPWPRDIHAQLVHKLNLAGVESIVLDILFVEPSREPEEDALLADAMHQHGNVYLPIALLPEQLTENGMRDVLVPSPPLQAAAKGLGHINIALDGDGVARSVKLLKLRRGEAVPQLMTVFASNSPRTAWPSTAVRIPFRGSSGTYPTVSYSDVLKGYVPESLLYGRKVLVGMTALGLGDNYNVSLLSSGLMSGVEVNAHLLDALESNTYIREVNDWVGSLLAITPIVLLMLLAWYLRFRYLLAVVICLGVGVFLASFIALSFRWWWPPSASLIALGIAFVTFVWKSQSVLLSWFEKEIELLYKEPSILPAPARESNFIYGEGGKLYQQSQALEFALGRIIEGRRFILGSMNSLPLPIFVLNKKGEVLLANKQAEVICWMDSQRVIHHISELSSVLAFEESIGFASPWPPQLPVGRDARSIETGWLCTDSRGRTYRMEMGNLSTTASSVTDGWLVWLVDLTSEIEAEAQRSSMLSFLSHDMKAPQARALALLDAQKDPVSAVPESTFYSYLGQCLNVGLDMINDFIELTKARSFDFDKQVVLFEDVVMEVLDKVFPIARLKNIKLLSELENEDGAPVLGDRSYLSRAVFNVIENAVKYTPRYGEVSVHVFVKHEWVVLEVVDNGVGVLPEKIDSIFDEFKRGDEEGGEKGHGLGLSLVKVVAEKHDGIVMCESELGKGSRFTLMIPSFKL
- the tsaA gene encoding tRNA (N6-threonylcarbamoyladenosine(37)-N6)-methyltransferase TrmO, with the translated sequence MEHAPHGEYFSMTPIGHIQSDYPDKFGVPRQPGLAPAADASLVLIPPFDDPLTVRGLDKFSHIWVSFIFHQSPTRWSPLVRPPRLGGNRKVGVFASRSTHRPNRLGLSLIALTGIDTSNGVRLQLEGCDLVSGTPVVDIKPYLPWAEARPEAKAGFAPNAPDLLAVTFSQAAQASLAARADGASLYALIEQVLGQDPRPAYQREVHSERLYGVRLRDVDVKFRSTTVENGQVTLHVDKIATISDEKH
- a CDS encoding GNAT family N-acetyltransferase; protein product: MTKSEERKAPASNARVMYRAALVRDAADQAEVFYHAVMQGAATHYGLAERRAWANALPREASAWAARQALYTTLVATCDGRCVGFLELDLSAGRIETLYVWPSLTGRGVGTTLLIHAERMLLEQGVSKVEIEASLMLYERLHRRGFENLGEQWIERSGELLKRYRMVKQLHAVET